From Lagopus muta isolate bLagMut1 chromosome 12, bLagMut1 primary, whole genome shotgun sequence, one genomic window encodes:
- the SLC12A3 gene encoding solute carrier family 12 member 3 isoform X3: protein MAELPCAEPPPRCSGRFTISTLLAAEEAAGCEGTQLSGSSLCTRTFGYNTVDVVPAYEHYANSRGVGEAGRGRPSLADLHSILKPEPGHHLRVPLPDPQRSNGLPDTEEGAGEPSSAPAPEPVRFGWVKGVMIRCMLNIWGVILYLRLPWITAQAGIALTWLIILMSVTVTTITGLSISAISTNGKVKSGGTYFLISRSLGPELGGSIGLIFAFANAVAVAMHTVGFAETVRDLLQEHDSLIVDPTNDIRIIGVLTVTVLLGISLAGMEWEAKAQILFFLVILVSFINYLVGTVIPASAEKQAKGFFSYRADIFAQNFVPDWRGPEGSFFGLFSIFFPSATGILAGANISGDLKDPAVAIPKGTLMAIFWTTVSYLVLSATIGACVLRDASGSLNDSVAVGSPGCEGLGCSYGWNFTDCAQQQSCRYGLSNYYQSMSMVSGFGPLITAGIFGATLSSALACLVSAPKVFQCLCKDQLYPLIGFFGKGYGKNSEPIRGYMLTYVIAIGFILIAELNAIAPIISNFFLCSYALINFSCFHASITNSPGWRPSFRYYSKWSALFGATVSVVIMFLLTWWAALIAFGIVVFLLGYVLYKKPDVNWGSSMQASSYNLALSYSVGLSEVDEHIKNYRPQCLVLTGPPNFRPALVDFVGTFTKNLSLMICGHVLMGPRKQKVPEARQASDGHTRWLLKRKIKAFYTNVLAEDLRSGVQMLLQAAGLGKMRPNIVALGYKRDWQAAAPQSLEDYVGILHDAFDFKHGVCLLRLREGLNVSRVPQAHRRVRAPLPPQLTLHLGQQSILMGTALAAEQHPAQASVSAHQTPSSRQAPSSRASRARKPSTFTGSLTMEGSHCSSPTSSAARSDGENARSGCLLVGRSTGWTRRGRRTGSAKRARASRLSSRSLSSGNCPSLCGRIVSLLSKFRLGFHEVHVLPDINQQPRPEHIRRFEELIAPFRLNDGFKDEAAVNELRQGCPWKISDEEAHRHRAKSLRQVRLNEILLDYSRDAALIAITLPIGRKGRCPSSLYMAWLETLSQDLRPPVLLIRGNQENVLTFYCQ from the exons ATGGCTGAGCTGCCATGTGCTGAGCCCCCGCCACGCTGCAGCGGCCGCTTCACCATCAGCACGCTGCTGGCTGCTGAGGAGGCGGCGGGCTGTGAGGGCACGCAGCTCTCGGGCAGCTCGCTCTGCACCAGGACCTTTGGCTACAACACGGTGGACGTGGTGCCCGCCTACGAGCACTATGCCAACAGCAGGGGTGTGGGTGAGGCCGGACGGGGGAGACCATCGCTGGCGGACCTCCACTCCAtcctcaag CCTGAACCCGGCCACCACCTCCGTGTGCCGCTGCCGGACCCCCAGCGCAGCAACGGCCTCCCCGACACCGAGGAGGGGGCTGGCGAGCCGAGCAGCGCCCCTGCGCCAGAACCTGTCCGCTTCGGGTGGGTGAAGGGTGTGATG ATCCGCTGCATGCTGAACATCTGGGGCGTGATCCTCTACCTGCGCCTGCCCTGGATCACAGCCCAGGCAGGAATCG ccctgACGTGGCTCATCATCCTGATGTCTGTGACCGTGACCACCATCACCGGCCTGTCCATCTCTGCCATTTCTACCAACGGCAAAGTGAAGTCAG GGGGCACCTACTTCCTCATTTCGAGGAGCCTGGGACCGGAGCTGGGCGGCTCCATCGGCCTCATCTTCGCCTTCGCCAACGCAGTGGCCGTGGCCATGCACACGGTGGGCTTTGCTGAAACCGTGCGGGATCTGCTGCAG GAGCACGACTCCCTGATCGTGGACCCCACCAACGACATCCGCATCATCGGGGTGCTCACTGTCACCGTGCTGCTGGGCATCTCGCTGGCTGGCATGGAGTGGGAGGCGAAG GCCCAGATCCTCTTCTTTTTGGTCATCTTGGTGTCCTTCATAAACTACCTGGTGGGGACGGTGATCCCGGCCAGTGCTGAGAAACAAGCAAAGGGCTTCTTCAGCTACAGAG CTGACATTTTTGCCCAGAACTTCGTGCCTGACTGGCGCGGACCTGAGGGCTCCTTCTTTGGTttgttctccattttcttcccatCGGCCACTGGTATTTTGGCTGGAGCCAATATCTCCGGTGACCTGAAG GACCCTGCCGTGGCCATCCCCAAGGGCACCTTGATGGCCATCTTCTGGACCACGGTGTCCTACCTGGTGCTGTCAGCTACGATAG GTGCCTGCGTGCTTCGGGACGCCTCGGGCAGCCTGAATGACAGCGTGGCGGTGGGCTCACCAGGCTGTGAGGGACTGGGCTGCAGCTACGGCTGGAACTTCACTGACTGcgcccagcagcagagctgccgATACGGCCTCAGCAACTACTATCAG AGCATGAGCATGGTGTCGGGATTCGGTCCCCTCATCACAGCTGGGATCTTTGGTGCCACCCTCTCCTCAGCGCTGGCCTGCCTCGTCTCGGCCCCCAAAGTCTTCCAG TGCCTCTGCAAGGACCAGCTCTACCCTCTCATAGGCTTCTTTGGGAAGGGCTATGGGAAGAACAGCGAGCCTATCCGTGGCTACATGCTCACCTACGTGATTGCCATTGGCTTCATCCTCATCG ccgaGCTCAATGCCATCGCCCCCATCATCTCCAacttcttcctctgctcctaTGCACTCATCAACTTCAGCTGCTTCCATGCTTCCATCACCAACTCCCCAG GCTGGCGACCCTCCTTTCGGTATTACAGCAAGTGGTCTGCGCTCTTTGGTGCCACGGTCTCAGTGGTCATCATGTTCCTGCTGACCTGGTGGGCGGCCCTCATCGCCTTCGGCATCGTTGTCTTCCTCCTGGGCTATGTCCTCTACAAGAAACCAG ATGTCAACTGGGGCTCCTCCATGCAAGCCAGCTCCTACAACCTGGCACTGAGCTACTCGGTAGGGCTCAGCGAGGTGGATGAGCACATCAAGAACTACAG GCCGCAGTGCCTCGTCCTGACCGGGCCGCCCAACTTCCGCCCAGCGCTGGTGGACTTCGTGGGCACCTTCACCAAGAACCTCAGCCTGATGATCTGCGGCCACGTGCTGATG GGCCCCCGCAAGCAGAAGGTGCCCGAGGCCCGGCAGGCATCGGATGGCCACACCAGGTGGCTCCTCAAGAGGAAGATCAAGGCCTTCTACACCAACGTGCTCGCTGAAGACCTGAGGAGCGGCGtccagatgctgctgcag GCCGCCGGCCTGGGGAAGATGAGACCCAACATTGTCGCGCTGGGCTACAAGAGGGACTGGCAGGCAGCTGCACCGCAGAGCCTGGAGGATTACGTGGGCATCCTGCA cGACGCCTTTGATTTCAAACACGGTGTGTGCCTGCTGCGGCTGCGGGAAGGGCTGAATGTTTCCCGAGTCCCACAAGCCCACA GACGTGTCCgtgctcctctccctccacagCTAACCCTGCATTTGGGGCAGCAGAGCATCCTGATGGGAACGgcactggcagcagagcagcacccgGCACAGGCATCGGTCAGTGCTCATCAG ACCCCGAGCAGCAGGCAAGCACCATCTTCCAGAGCCAGCAGGGCAAGAAAACCATCGACATTTACTGGCTCTTTGACGATGGAG ggctCACACTGCTCATCCCCTACCTCCTCGGCCGCAAGAAGCGATGGGGAAAATGCAAGATCCGGGTGTTTGTTGGTGGGCAGATCAACAGGATGGACGAGGAGAGGAAGGCGTACGGGCAGCGCAAAACGTGCACGGGCGTCCCGGCTCAGCAGCCGGTCGCTGAGCTCTGGGAACTGTCCCTCTCTCTGTGGCAGGATCGTGTCCCTGCTGAGCAAATTCCGCCTGGGCTTCCACGAGGTCCACGTCCTGCCTGACATCAACCAGCAGCCCCGGCCGGAGCA CATCAGGAGGTTCGAGGAGCTGATTGCACCCTTCAGGCTGAACGACGGCTTCAAGGACGAGGCAGCAGTGAACGAGCTGCGGCAGGGCTGTCCCTGGAAGATCTCCGATGAGGAGGCGCACAGGCACAGGGCCAAG TCGCTCCGACAAGTGAGGCTCAATGAGATTCTGCTGGATTACTCGCGGGACGCGGCGCTCATCGCCAT CACGCTGCCCATCGGCAGGAAGGGCCgctgccccagctccctctACATGGCCTGGCTGGAGACGCTCTCACAGGACCTGAGGCCCCCGGTCCTCCTGATCAGAGGGAACCAGGAGAACGTTCTCACCTTTTACTGCCAATAA
- the SLC12A3 gene encoding solute carrier family 12 member 3 isoform X9, with product MAELPCAEPPPRCSGRFTISTLLAAEEAAGCEGTQLSGSSLCTRTFGYNTVDVVPAYEHYANSRGVGEAGRGRPSLADLHSILKPEPGHHLRVPLPDPQRSNGLPDTEEGAGEPSSAPAPEPVRFGWVKGVMIRCMLNIWGVILYLRLPWITAQAGIGGCLQGMKAAGMGRRPWGCQQGSARCNPSSPAALTWLIILMSVTVTTITGLSISAISTNGKVKSGGTYFLISRSLGPELGGSIGLIFAFANAVAVAMHTVGFAETVRDLLQEHDSLIVDPTNDIRIIGVLTVTVLLGISLAGMEWEAKAQILFFLVILVSFINYLVGTVIPASAEKQAKGFFSYRADIFAQNFVPDWRGPEGSFFGLFSIFFPSATGILAGANISGDLKDPAVAIPKGTLMAIFWTTVSYLVLSATIGACVLRDASGSLNDSVAVGSPGCEGLGCSYGWNFTDCAQQQSCRYGLSNYYQSMSMVSGFGPLITAGIFGATLSSALACLVSAPKVFQCLCKDQLYPLIGFFGKGYGKNSEPIRGYMLTYVIAIGFILIAELNAIAPIISNFFLCSYALINFSCFHASITNSPGWRPSFRYYSKWSALFGATVSVVIMFLLTWWAALIAFGIVVFLLGYVLYKKPDVNWGSSMQASSYNLALSYSVGLSEVDEHIKNYRPQCLVLTGPPNFRPALVDFVGTFTKNLSLMICGHVLMGPRKQKVPEARQASDGHTRWLLKRKIKAFYTNVLAEDLRSGVQMLLQAAGLGKMRPNIVALGYKRDWQAAAPQSLEDYVGILHDAFDFKHGVCLLRLREGLNVSRVPQAHRRVRAPLPPQLTLHLGQQSILMGTALAAEQHPAQASVSAHQTPSSRQAPSSRASRARKPSTFTGSLTMEGSHCSSPTSSAARSDGENARSGCLLVGRSTGWTRRGRRSCPC from the exons ATGGCTGAGCTGCCATGTGCTGAGCCCCCGCCACGCTGCAGCGGCCGCTTCACCATCAGCACGCTGCTGGCTGCTGAGGAGGCGGCGGGCTGTGAGGGCACGCAGCTCTCGGGCAGCTCGCTCTGCACCAGGACCTTTGGCTACAACACGGTGGACGTGGTGCCCGCCTACGAGCACTATGCCAACAGCAGGGGTGTGGGTGAGGCCGGACGGGGGAGACCATCGCTGGCGGACCTCCACTCCAtcctcaag CCTGAACCCGGCCACCACCTCCGTGTGCCGCTGCCGGACCCCCAGCGCAGCAACGGCCTCCCCGACACCGAGGAGGGGGCTGGCGAGCCGAGCAGCGCCCCTGCGCCAGAACCTGTCCGCTTCGGGTGGGTGAAGGGTGTGATG ATCCGCTGCATGCTGAACATCTGGGGCGTGATCCTCTACCTGCGCCTGCCCTGGATCACAGCCCAGGCAGGAATCGGTGGGTGCCTGCAGGGGATGAAGGCAGCAGGCATGGGGAGGAGGCCGTggggctgccagcagggctCGGCCCGGTGCAATCCAtcctctcctgcagccctgACGTGGCTCATCATCCTGATGTCTGTGACCGTGACCACCATCACCGGCCTGTCCATCTCTGCCATTTCTACCAACGGCAAAGTGAAGTCAG GGGGCACCTACTTCCTCATTTCGAGGAGCCTGGGACCGGAGCTGGGCGGCTCCATCGGCCTCATCTTCGCCTTCGCCAACGCAGTGGCCGTGGCCATGCACACGGTGGGCTTTGCTGAAACCGTGCGGGATCTGCTGCAG GAGCACGACTCCCTGATCGTGGACCCCACCAACGACATCCGCATCATCGGGGTGCTCACTGTCACCGTGCTGCTGGGCATCTCGCTGGCTGGCATGGAGTGGGAGGCGAAG GCCCAGATCCTCTTCTTTTTGGTCATCTTGGTGTCCTTCATAAACTACCTGGTGGGGACGGTGATCCCGGCCAGTGCTGAGAAACAAGCAAAGGGCTTCTTCAGCTACAGAG CTGACATTTTTGCCCAGAACTTCGTGCCTGACTGGCGCGGACCTGAGGGCTCCTTCTTTGGTttgttctccattttcttcccatCGGCCACTGGTATTTTGGCTGGAGCCAATATCTCCGGTGACCTGAAG GACCCTGCCGTGGCCATCCCCAAGGGCACCTTGATGGCCATCTTCTGGACCACGGTGTCCTACCTGGTGCTGTCAGCTACGATAG GTGCCTGCGTGCTTCGGGACGCCTCGGGCAGCCTGAATGACAGCGTGGCGGTGGGCTCACCAGGCTGTGAGGGACTGGGCTGCAGCTACGGCTGGAACTTCACTGACTGcgcccagcagcagagctgccgATACGGCCTCAGCAACTACTATCAG AGCATGAGCATGGTGTCGGGATTCGGTCCCCTCATCACAGCTGGGATCTTTGGTGCCACCCTCTCCTCAGCGCTGGCCTGCCTCGTCTCGGCCCCCAAAGTCTTCCAG TGCCTCTGCAAGGACCAGCTCTACCCTCTCATAGGCTTCTTTGGGAAGGGCTATGGGAAGAACAGCGAGCCTATCCGTGGCTACATGCTCACCTACGTGATTGCCATTGGCTTCATCCTCATCG ccgaGCTCAATGCCATCGCCCCCATCATCTCCAacttcttcctctgctcctaTGCACTCATCAACTTCAGCTGCTTCCATGCTTCCATCACCAACTCCCCAG GCTGGCGACCCTCCTTTCGGTATTACAGCAAGTGGTCTGCGCTCTTTGGTGCCACGGTCTCAGTGGTCATCATGTTCCTGCTGACCTGGTGGGCGGCCCTCATCGCCTTCGGCATCGTTGTCTTCCTCCTGGGCTATGTCCTCTACAAGAAACCAG ATGTCAACTGGGGCTCCTCCATGCAAGCCAGCTCCTACAACCTGGCACTGAGCTACTCGGTAGGGCTCAGCGAGGTGGATGAGCACATCAAGAACTACAG GCCGCAGTGCCTCGTCCTGACCGGGCCGCCCAACTTCCGCCCAGCGCTGGTGGACTTCGTGGGCACCTTCACCAAGAACCTCAGCCTGATGATCTGCGGCCACGTGCTGATG GGCCCCCGCAAGCAGAAGGTGCCCGAGGCCCGGCAGGCATCGGATGGCCACACCAGGTGGCTCCTCAAGAGGAAGATCAAGGCCTTCTACACCAACGTGCTCGCTGAAGACCTGAGGAGCGGCGtccagatgctgctgcag GCCGCCGGCCTGGGGAAGATGAGACCCAACATTGTCGCGCTGGGCTACAAGAGGGACTGGCAGGCAGCTGCACCGCAGAGCCTGGAGGATTACGTGGGCATCCTGCA cGACGCCTTTGATTTCAAACACGGTGTGTGCCTGCTGCGGCTGCGGGAAGGGCTGAATGTTTCCCGAGTCCCACAAGCCCACA GACGTGTCCgtgctcctctccctccacagCTAACCCTGCATTTGGGGCAGCAGAGCATCCTGATGGGAACGgcactggcagcagagcagcacccgGCACAGGCATCGGTCAGTGCTCATCAG ACCCCGAGCAGCAGGCAAGCACCATCTTCCAGAGCCAGCAGGGCAAGAAAACCATCGACATTTACTGGCTCTTTGACGATGGAG ggctCACACTGCTCATCCCCTACCTCCTCGGCCGCAAGAAGCGATGGGGAAAATGCAAGATCCGGGTGTTTGTTGGTGGGCAGATCAACAGGATGGACGAGGAGAGGAAGGC GATCGTGTCCCTGCTGA
- the SLC12A3 gene encoding solute carrier family 12 member 3 isoform X4 — translation MAELPCAEPPPRCSGRFTISTLLAAEEAAGCEGTQLSGSSLCTRTFGYNTVDVVPAYEHYANSRGVGEAGRGRPSLADLHSILKPEPGHHLRVPLPDPQRSNGLPDTEEGAGEPSSAPAPEPVRFGWVKGVMIRCMLNIWGVILYLRLPWITAQAGIGGCLQGMKAAGMGRRPWGCQQGSARCNPSSPAALTWLIILMSVTVTTITGLSISAISTNGKVKSGGTYFLISRSLGPELGGSIGLIFAFANAVAVAMHTVGFAETVRDLLQEHDSLIVDPTNDIRIIGVLTVTVLLGISLAGMEWEAKAQILFFLVILVSFINYLVGTVIPASAEKQAKGFFSYRADIFAQNFVPDWRGPEGSFFGLFSIFFPSATGILAGANISGDLKDPAVAIPKGTLMAIFWTTVSYLVLSATIGACVLRDASGSLNDSVAVGSPGCEGLGCSYGWNFTDCAQQQSCRYGLSNYYQSMSMVSGFGPLITAGIFGATLSSALACLVSAPKVFQCLCKDQLYPLIGFFGKGYGKNSEPIRGYMLTYVIAIGFILIAELNAIAPIISNFFLCSYALINFSCFHASITNSPGWRPSFRYYSKWSALFGATVSVVIMFLLTWWAALIAFGIVVFLLGYVLYKKPDVNWGSSMQASSYNLALSYSVGLSEVDEHIKNYRPQCLVLTGPPNFRPALVDFVGTFTKNLSLMICGHVLMGPRKQKVPEARQASDGHTRWLLKRKIKAFYTNVLAEDLRSGVQMLLQAAGLGKMRPNIVALGYKRDWQAAAPQSLEDYVGILHDAFDFKHGVCLLRLREGLNVSRVPQAHTNPAFGAAEHPDGNGTGSRAAPGTGIGQCSSVDPEQQASTIFQSQQGKKTIDIYWLFDDGGLTLLIPYLLGRKKRWGKCKIRVFVGGQINRMDEERKAIVSLLSKFRLGFHEVHVLPDINQQPRPEHIRRFEELIAPFRLNDGFKDEAAVNELRQGCPWKISDEEAHRHRAKSLRQVRLNEILLDYSRDAALIAITLPIGRKGRCPSSLYMAWLETLSQDLRPPVLLIRGNQENVLTFYCQ, via the exons ATGGCTGAGCTGCCATGTGCTGAGCCCCCGCCACGCTGCAGCGGCCGCTTCACCATCAGCACGCTGCTGGCTGCTGAGGAGGCGGCGGGCTGTGAGGGCACGCAGCTCTCGGGCAGCTCGCTCTGCACCAGGACCTTTGGCTACAACACGGTGGACGTGGTGCCCGCCTACGAGCACTATGCCAACAGCAGGGGTGTGGGTGAGGCCGGACGGGGGAGACCATCGCTGGCGGACCTCCACTCCAtcctcaag CCTGAACCCGGCCACCACCTCCGTGTGCCGCTGCCGGACCCCCAGCGCAGCAACGGCCTCCCCGACACCGAGGAGGGGGCTGGCGAGCCGAGCAGCGCCCCTGCGCCAGAACCTGTCCGCTTCGGGTGGGTGAAGGGTGTGATG ATCCGCTGCATGCTGAACATCTGGGGCGTGATCCTCTACCTGCGCCTGCCCTGGATCACAGCCCAGGCAGGAATCGGTGGGTGCCTGCAGGGGATGAAGGCAGCAGGCATGGGGAGGAGGCCGTggggctgccagcagggctCGGCCCGGTGCAATCCAtcctctcctgcagccctgACGTGGCTCATCATCCTGATGTCTGTGACCGTGACCACCATCACCGGCCTGTCCATCTCTGCCATTTCTACCAACGGCAAAGTGAAGTCAG GGGGCACCTACTTCCTCATTTCGAGGAGCCTGGGACCGGAGCTGGGCGGCTCCATCGGCCTCATCTTCGCCTTCGCCAACGCAGTGGCCGTGGCCATGCACACGGTGGGCTTTGCTGAAACCGTGCGGGATCTGCTGCAG GAGCACGACTCCCTGATCGTGGACCCCACCAACGACATCCGCATCATCGGGGTGCTCACTGTCACCGTGCTGCTGGGCATCTCGCTGGCTGGCATGGAGTGGGAGGCGAAG GCCCAGATCCTCTTCTTTTTGGTCATCTTGGTGTCCTTCATAAACTACCTGGTGGGGACGGTGATCCCGGCCAGTGCTGAGAAACAAGCAAAGGGCTTCTTCAGCTACAGAG CTGACATTTTTGCCCAGAACTTCGTGCCTGACTGGCGCGGACCTGAGGGCTCCTTCTTTGGTttgttctccattttcttcccatCGGCCACTGGTATTTTGGCTGGAGCCAATATCTCCGGTGACCTGAAG GACCCTGCCGTGGCCATCCCCAAGGGCACCTTGATGGCCATCTTCTGGACCACGGTGTCCTACCTGGTGCTGTCAGCTACGATAG GTGCCTGCGTGCTTCGGGACGCCTCGGGCAGCCTGAATGACAGCGTGGCGGTGGGCTCACCAGGCTGTGAGGGACTGGGCTGCAGCTACGGCTGGAACTTCACTGACTGcgcccagcagcagagctgccgATACGGCCTCAGCAACTACTATCAG AGCATGAGCATGGTGTCGGGATTCGGTCCCCTCATCACAGCTGGGATCTTTGGTGCCACCCTCTCCTCAGCGCTGGCCTGCCTCGTCTCGGCCCCCAAAGTCTTCCAG TGCCTCTGCAAGGACCAGCTCTACCCTCTCATAGGCTTCTTTGGGAAGGGCTATGGGAAGAACAGCGAGCCTATCCGTGGCTACATGCTCACCTACGTGATTGCCATTGGCTTCATCCTCATCG ccgaGCTCAATGCCATCGCCCCCATCATCTCCAacttcttcctctgctcctaTGCACTCATCAACTTCAGCTGCTTCCATGCTTCCATCACCAACTCCCCAG GCTGGCGACCCTCCTTTCGGTATTACAGCAAGTGGTCTGCGCTCTTTGGTGCCACGGTCTCAGTGGTCATCATGTTCCTGCTGACCTGGTGGGCGGCCCTCATCGCCTTCGGCATCGTTGTCTTCCTCCTGGGCTATGTCCTCTACAAGAAACCAG ATGTCAACTGGGGCTCCTCCATGCAAGCCAGCTCCTACAACCTGGCACTGAGCTACTCGGTAGGGCTCAGCGAGGTGGATGAGCACATCAAGAACTACAG GCCGCAGTGCCTCGTCCTGACCGGGCCGCCCAACTTCCGCCCAGCGCTGGTGGACTTCGTGGGCACCTTCACCAAGAACCTCAGCCTGATGATCTGCGGCCACGTGCTGATG GGCCCCCGCAAGCAGAAGGTGCCCGAGGCCCGGCAGGCATCGGATGGCCACACCAGGTGGCTCCTCAAGAGGAAGATCAAGGCCTTCTACACCAACGTGCTCGCTGAAGACCTGAGGAGCGGCGtccagatgctgctgcag GCCGCCGGCCTGGGGAAGATGAGACCCAACATTGTCGCGCTGGGCTACAAGAGGGACTGGCAGGCAGCTGCACCGCAGAGCCTGGAGGATTACGTGGGCATCCTGCA cGACGCCTTTGATTTCAAACACGGTGTGTGCCTGCTGCGGCTGCGGGAAGGGCTGAATGTTTCCCGAGTCCCACAAGCCCACA CTAACCCTGCATTTGGGGCAGCAGAGCATCCTGATGGGAACGgcactggcagcagagcagcacccgGCACAGGCATCGGTCAGTGCTCATCAG TAGACCCCGAGCAGCAGGCAAGCACCATCTTCCAGAGCCAGCAGGGCAAGAAAACCATCGACATTTACTGGCTCTTTGACGATGGAG ggctCACACTGCTCATCCCCTACCTCCTCGGCCGCAAGAAGCGATGGGGAAAATGCAAGATCCGGGTGTTTGTTGGTGGGCAGATCAACAGGATGGACGAGGAGAGGAAGGC GATCGTGTCCCTGCTGAGCAAATTCCGCCTGGGCTTCCACGAGGTCCACGTCCTGCCTGACATCAACCAGCAGCCCCGGCCGGAGCA CATCAGGAGGTTCGAGGAGCTGATTGCACCCTTCAGGCTGAACGACGGCTTCAAGGACGAGGCAGCAGTGAACGAGCTGCGGCAGGGCTGTCCCTGGAAGATCTCCGATGAGGAGGCGCACAGGCACAGGGCCAAG TCGCTCCGACAAGTGAGGCTCAATGAGATTCTGCTGGATTACTCGCGGGACGCGGCGCTCATCGCCAT CACGCTGCCCATCGGCAGGAAGGGCCgctgccccagctccctctACATGGCCTGGCTGGAGACGCTCTCACAGGACCTGAGGCCCCCGGTCCTCCTGATCAGAGGGAACCAGGAGAACGTTCTCACCTTTTACTGCCAATAA